Proteins encoded within one genomic window of Mustela erminea isolate mMusErm1 chromosome 21, mMusErm1.Pri, whole genome shotgun sequence:
- the LOC116581893 gene encoding LOW QUALITY PROTEIN: ATP synthase subunit ATP5MPL, mitochondrial-like (The sequence of the model RefSeq protein was modified relative to this genomic sequence to represent the inferred CDS: inserted 1 base in 1 codon; substituted 1 base at 1 genomic stop codon) — MFQSLFINVWVPLCCTQVYWEIWVGMGLIGFAIYKSRSADXRSKXLKALSPAPACGHH; from the exons ATGTTTCAAAGCCTTTTTATAAATGTCTGGGTACCGCTCTGCTGTACCCAAGTTTACTGGGAGATTTGGGTAGGAATGGGGTTAATTGGCTTTGCCATTTATAAGAGCAGGAGTGCTGATTAAAGAAGTA GGTTGAAAGCTCTGAGTCCTGCACCTGCTTGTGGTCATCATTAA